In a genomic window of Candidatus Hydrogenedentota bacterium:
- a CDS encoding virulence RhuM family protein yields the protein MNNVHETPGGEIVVYRTEDGRNRIRVLLEDETVWLAQAALAELFETTKQNVSLHIKNIYEEGELTPEATVKEYLTVRQEGERSVRRMVEYYNLDMIIAVGYRVRSPRGTQFRQWATEHLREYLVKGFTIDDERLKGGGGLADYFDELLARIREIRASEARVYQRIRDIFALASDYVEDEHETQRFFAAMQNKMHYAAAGMTAAEIIRDRADAAKPNMGLMAWKGGHVLKRDVSTAKNYLDAKEIDTLNRITVMFLDQAEFRAHRRQDIRIRDWETFLDKFLRDTELPVLENAGTVSREQALAWATGQYDAFAERRRLAAEAEAERRYLDDLRHSAEKLETERTVKKKATARKSGKTRRGKP from the coding sequence ATGAACAATGTACACGAAACACCGGGCGGGGAGATTGTCGTTTACCGGACCGAAGACGGCCGGAATCGGATTCGGGTTTTGCTGGAAGACGAGACCGTCTGGCTGGCACAAGCCGCTCTGGCTGAATTGTTCGAGACCACGAAGCAAAACGTAAGTCTCCATATCAAGAACATTTACGAGGAGGGCGAGCTTACCCCGGAGGCAACTGTCAAGGAATACTTGACAGTTCGCCAGGAGGGTGAACGCAGCGTCAGGCGAATGGTCGAGTACTACAACCTCGACATGATCATTGCCGTCGGCTACCGCGTGCGCTCGCCCCGGGGCACGCAATTCCGGCAATGGGCCACCGAACATCTGCGCGAGTATCTCGTCAAGGGCTTCACCATTGACGATGAACGCCTGAAAGGCGGCGGCGGATTGGCGGACTACTTCGACGAACTGCTTGCCCGCATTCGCGAGATTCGCGCCAGCGAGGCCCGCGTCTACCAGCGCATCCGCGATATCTTCGCCTTGGCCAGCGACTATGTCGAAGACGAACATGAGACCCAGCGGTTCTTCGCCGCCATGCAGAATAAGATGCACTACGCCGCCGCGGGCATGACCGCCGCCGAGATCATCCGCGACCGCGCCGATGCGGCCAAGCCCAACATGGGCCTCATGGCCTGGAAAGGCGGCCATGTGCTCAAACGCGACGTGAGCACCGCGAAGAACTACCTGGATGCAAAGGAAATTGACACGCTCAACCGCATCACGGTTATGTTCCTCGACCAAGCCGAATTCCGCGCCCACCGACGCCAGGACATTCGCATACGCGACTGGGAAACCTTCCTCGACAAGTTCTTGCGCGACACGGAGCTTCCGGTACTGGAAAACGCGGGAACCGTCAGCCGGGAACAGGCCCTCGCCTGGGCAACCGGCCAGTACGACGCCTTTGCGGAGCGCCGCAGGCTCGCGGCCGAGGCCGAAGCGGAGAGGCGATACCTGGACGACCTGCGCCACTCGGCGGAAAAGCTGGAAACCGAAAGGACGGTCAAGAAGAAGGCAACCGCGCGCAAGAGCGGCAAAACGCGAAGGGGGAAGCCATGA
- a CDS encoding class I SAM-dependent DNA methyltransferase: MSGHHDHASLIWQIADLLRGPYRPPQYERVMLPMTVLRRFDCVLAPTKAKVLAEVEKRKGGKLTDDALDRMLNKASGQRFHNHSPLTFEKLKGDPDNIDKHLVSYINGFSANVRRIFEYFEFTNEIEKMREANILYLVVSKFCEVDLHPDRVPNEAMGLIFENLIRRFNELANETAGDHFTPREVIRLMVNVLFINDDALLATPGTVRKMLDPACGTGGMLAESQNYLREHHSAARLYVYGQDYNKRAYATAASDMLMKQVDHNGGGENVQYGDIFDDDKFAGQRFDYLIANPPFGVDWKKQQKDIEREHEKLGFAGRFGAGLPRVNDGALLFLQHMISKFEPVLPDQHKHGSRLAIVFNGSPLFTGGAGSGESDIRKWVIENDWMEAIIALPEQMFYNTGIGTYIWVVTNRKDKRRKGKIQLIDARERYVPMRRSLGDKRRKIGEGKDGEPDQIAITVKEYGRFKASETTKIFDNADFGYTRVTVERPLRLQFEMTAEAKARFLAAYPHLRGDIAALEKALGRGPLRDWNTVHASVLDLLHERKSTWKKPEYKLFRDTFTQSDPVAEPVLKGKRGEGYEPDSALRDCENVPLKENIDDYFRREVLPHVPDAWMDRSKDKIGYEINFNRHFYRYTPPRPLEEIDADLKRAEDEIMRLLRQVTQ, translated from the coding sequence ATGTCCGGTCACCACGACCATGCAAGTTTGATTTGGCAGATCGCCGATCTGTTGCGCGGACCGTATCGTCCGCCGCAATACGAACGCGTGATGCTGCCCATGACCGTTTTGCGCCGTTTTGATTGCGTGCTTGCGCCCACGAAGGCAAAGGTGTTGGCCGAAGTCGAGAAACGCAAAGGCGGAAAACTCACCGATGACGCCCTGGATAGAATGCTCAACAAAGCCTCCGGCCAACGTTTTCATAACCATTCGCCGCTCACCTTTGAAAAGCTCAAAGGCGACCCCGACAACATAGACAAGCACTTGGTCAGCTACATCAACGGATTCTCGGCCAATGTCCGCCGGATCTTCGAGTATTTTGAGTTCACGAACGAGATCGAGAAGATGCGCGAGGCCAATATCCTCTACCTCGTCGTATCGAAGTTCTGCGAGGTCGACCTGCACCCGGATCGCGTTCCAAACGAGGCAATGGGGCTAATCTTCGAGAACCTCATCCGCCGTTTCAATGAATTGGCGAACGAAACCGCCGGCGATCACTTCACGCCGCGCGAAGTCATCCGGTTGATGGTGAACGTCCTGTTCATCAACGACGACGCCCTTCTCGCAACACCCGGCACCGTCCGCAAAATGCTCGACCCGGCATGCGGCACGGGCGGCATGCTGGCCGAATCGCAAAACTATCTGCGCGAACACCATTCGGCGGCGCGGCTCTATGTCTACGGCCAGGATTACAACAAGCGCGCCTACGCCACCGCCGCCTCCGACATGCTCATGAAGCAGGTGGACCACAACGGCGGCGGCGAAAACGTTCAGTACGGCGATATCTTCGACGACGACAAGTTCGCAGGCCAGCGGTTCGATTACCTCATCGCCAATCCGCCCTTTGGCGTGGATTGGAAGAAACAGCAGAAGGACATTGAACGGGAACACGAGAAGCTCGGATTCGCCGGACGGTTTGGCGCGGGGCTGCCGCGTGTCAATGACGGCGCGTTGTTGTTCCTTCAGCACATGATCAGCAAGTTCGAACCGGTCTTGCCGGACCAACACAAGCACGGCTCCCGGCTGGCCATCGTGTTCAATGGTTCGCCGCTGTTCACCGGCGGCGCGGGGTCCGGAGAGAGTGACATCCGTAAATGGGTGATCGAGAATGATTGGATGGAAGCCATCATCGCCCTGCCGGAACAGATGTTCTACAACACCGGCATCGGCACGTATATCTGGGTCGTCACCAACCGCAAGGACAAACGCCGCAAAGGCAAGATTCAATTGATCGACGCGCGCGAGCGATACGTCCCCATGCGCCGGAGCCTGGGCGATAAGCGCCGCAAGATCGGCGAAGGCAAGGACGGCGAACCGGACCAAATTGCCATTACGGTCAAAGAGTATGGCCGGTTCAAAGCTTCCGAGACCACGAAGATATTCGACAACGCGGATTTCGGGTACACGCGCGTCACGGTCGAGCGGCCTTTGCGGCTGCAGTTCGAGATGACCGCCGAAGCCAAGGCCCGATTCCTCGCGGCCTATCCGCATTTGCGCGGGGATATCGCCGCTCTCGAAAAGGCGCTGGGCCGCGGACCGCTCAGGGATTGGAATACCGTCCACGCCAGTGTCCTCGATCTGTTGCACGAACGCAAGTCCACATGGAAGAAGCCGGAGTACAAGCTCTTCCGCGATACATTCACGCAATCCGATCCCGTTGCCGAACCCGTGCTCAAAGGAAAGCGCGGCGAGGGGTACGAACCCGACTCGGCTCTCCGCGATTGCGAAAATGTCCCGCTCAAGGAAAACATTGACGACTATTTCCGCCGCGAAGTGCTGCCACATGTCCCCGACGCCTGGATGGATCGCAGCAAAGACAAGATTGGCTATGAGATCAATTTCAACCGCCACTTCTACCGCTACACGCCGCCCCGTCCCCTCGAAGAGATTGATGCCGACCTCAAACGAGCCGAGGACGAGATCATGCGGCTGCTCCGGCAGGTGACACAATGA